A single region of the Mugil cephalus isolate CIBA_MC_2020 chromosome 4, CIBA_Mcephalus_1.1, whole genome shotgun sequence genome encodes:
- the myorg gene encoding myogenesis-regulating glycosidase has protein sequence MYQVVPGGAGGTITDVIPKQKHSKDTRPLVGAGVIGLVLVIAAVTAWCYYIASLRKAELLKTQLLDLNKDGYIIRNQGGSIVFRMDFRSGTLDLDSCSKEGEILSCGRTTDRKLNFFIMTVRPKDTVQCYRVRWEELVPDIPVEHAMTYKFAHWYGGAVSAIQHWPISLSGQQAPKPFVTSDIYSNRNEFGGILESYWLSSNATAIKINNSVPFHLGWNDTEKTMYFQARYNDSPFKPNPGEAPYAELSYRVCVGLDVTSMHKYMVRRYFNKPNKVPAKAMFRHPIWSTWALHKTDIDQEKLLAYAANIRKHNFNCSHLELDDRYTSRYGDFEFDPIKFPNASAMFQKLKSDGFLVSLWIHPFVNYESENFHTCVERGLFVREPTGQLPALVRWWNGIGGILDFTNTEARDWFSSQLRSLRSKYGVFSFKFDAGETNYLPWKFSTKTPIRDPSFFTRRYTEMAIPYNDRAELRSGYQSQNISCFFRPIDRDSVWGYELGLKSLIPTVLTISILGYQFILPDMIGGNAYLNRTDGNRVLPDRELYIRWLELSAFMPSMQFSIPPWEYDNEVVEIARKYTALHESIVAPRVLELAGEVLDTGDPIIRPLWWIATGDETAYKIDSQFLIGDDLMVAPVLEPGKQERDIYLPAGHWKSYKGERFDIKEPLHLTDYPVDLDEIAYFVWVQRE, from the exons ATGTACCAAGTAGTGCCAGGGGGAGCAGGGGGCACAATTACAGATGTCATCCCCAAGCAGAAACACAGCAAGGACACTCGACCCCTGGTTGGAGCTGGAGTTATCGGTCTGGTGCTGGTGATTGCAGCCGTGACCGCTTGGTGTTATTACATAGCCTCCCTACGAAAAGCTGAGCTTCTTAAGACTCAGCTGCTGGATCTGAATAAAGATGGCTACATTATCCGCAACCAGGGAGGGTCTATTGTTTTCAGAATGGATTTCAG ATCTGGGACCCTTGATTTGGATTCCTGCTCCAAAGAAGGTGAAATTCTGAGCTGTGGACGCACCACTGATAGAAAGCTAAACTTCTTCATTATGACAGTGCGTCCCAAGGACACAGTGCAATGCTACCGTGTGCGTTGGGAGGAATTGGTTCCCGATATTCCCGTTGAGCATGCCATGACGTACAAGTTTGCGCACTGGTACGGCGGTGCGGTGTCAGCAATTCAGCACTGGCCTATTTCTCTTTCTGGTCAACAGGCTCCCAAACCCTTTGTTACTAGTGACATCTACTCAAACCGAAATGAATTTGGTGGAATTTTAGAGAGTTACTGGCTTTCATCCAACGCTACTGCCATCAAGATCAACAATTCTGTGCCCTTCCACCTGGGTTGGAATGACACAGAAAAGACCATGTACTTCCAGGCGCGTTACAATGATAGTCCCTTCAAGCCAAACCCGGGAGAGGCACCCTATGCTGAGCTTAGCTACAGAGTTTGTGTGGGCTTGGACGTGACGTCCATGCACAAGTACATGGTCCGCAGATActtcaacaaaccaaacaaagtgCCTGCCAAAGCCATGTTTCGCCATCCTATTTGGTCGACGTGGGCATTGCATAAAACGGATATTGACCAAGAAAAACTTTTGGCATATGCTGCCAACATCCGCAAACATAACTTCAACTGCAGCCACTTAGAGCTAGATGATCGCTACACCAGCCGCTACGGGGATTTTGAGTTTGACCCAATAAAGTTCCCCAATGCCTCTGCAATGTTCCAAAAGTTAAAATCAGATGGATTTCTGGTGTCTCTTTGGATTCACCCTTTTGTGAACTATGAGTCAGAAAACTTCCATACATGTGTGGAGAGGGGCTTGTTTGTACGAGAGCCCACAGGGCAGCTGCCGGCTCTGGTGCGTTGGTGGAATGGCATTGGTGGCATTTTGGATTTTACGAACACAGAAGCCCGTGATTGGTTTTCCTCCCAGCTACGTTCACTGCGCTCCAAGTATGGGGTGTTCTCTTTTAAATTTGATGCAGGGGAGACCAACTACTTACCATGGAAATTTAGCACCAAGACTCCCATTCGCGATCCAAGTTTTTTCACAAGACGTTACACAGAAATGGCTATCCCCTACAATGATAGAGCTGAGCTGCGCAGTGGTTACCAGTCCCAGAACATATCCTGCTTCTTCAGACCAATTGACAGAGACTCCGTGTGGGGATATGAGCTGGGTCTCAAATCTCTTATTCCCACAGTACTCACCATCAGCATTCTGGGATATCAGTTCATTCTACCAGACATGATCGGAGGGAATGCCTATCTGAACCGCACAGATGGAAATCGCGTGTTGCCCGATCGGGAACTCTATATCCGATGGTTGGAGCTGTCAGCCTTCATGCCCTCCATGCAGTTTTCTATTCCACCATGGGAGTACGACAACGAGGTGGTTGAAATTGCTCGGAAATACACAGCCCTCCACGAAAGCATTGTGGCACCAAGGGTCCTGGAGCTGGCTGGTGAGGTGCTGGACACGGGGGACCCAATCATACGCCCCCTGTGGTGGATTGCCACAGGTGACGAGACGGCCTATAAAATTGACTCCCAGTTCCTGATTGGGGATGACCTCATGGTCGCCCCAGTTTTAGAGCCTGGAAAGCAAGAGCGTGACATCTACCTCCCTGCTGGCCACTGGAAAAGCTACAAGGGAGAGAGATTTGATATCAAGGAGCCGCTGCACCTCACCGATTACCCTGTGGATCTGGATGAAATCGCCTACTTTGTCTGGGTGCAGAGGGAATGA